A genomic stretch from Hymenobacter psoromatis includes:
- a CDS encoding ATP-dependent DNA helicase RecQ (functions in blocking illegitimate recombination, enhancing topoisomerase activity, initiating SOS signaling and clearing blocked replication forks; component of the RecF recombinational pathway) has protein sequence MPELAPAPALTAAHQALKRYYGYDNFRPMQGDIIQHILGGRDTVVLMPTGGGKSVCFQIPAVVSEGVCVVVSPLIALMKDQVEALKANGIVAAYLNSSVGQSEANDIARAAVSGHLKLLYVSPEKLLSEGFLQFLTRVNISIFAIDEAHCISSWGHDFRPEYTQLGALRTHFPSVPIIALTATADRLTQRDIRTQLNLHEPKVFLSSFDRPNINLVVRPGQDRIGQILDYIQRHPTEAGIIYCLSRKSCETIAQKLQQKGIKAGYYHAGMSPNQRAEAQEKFLQDDMQVIVATIAFGMGIDKSNVRWVMHYNLPKNIEGYYQEIGRAGRDGSPATALLFYSFADVMSMRDMVTRDVPARQAQLNTAKLERMQQFAEAASCRRRILLHYFSEDLGHDCGNCDICRNPPTTFDGTLLAQKALSASTRAQQRVAINLLIDILRGMRNQAVLQGGYDQLKTYGAGQDLPYLDWHSYVHQMLNDGLFYIAYEEGYALKITERGQQVLKGQLPVSLKKFQVAEKAEKQTRATKKAAADAAAAGAGTPEARLFERLRQLRKQIADEQGVPPYVVFTDTTLQEMAREQPTSRVAMLSVSGVGMKKFETYGEAFMEAIIQHGPPRPVPTEDEAGDLPGIPPFTDDYAPKKDKSVPAKGATEEATVELHRQGLNLAQIAQQRGLALSTVQGHLERAYAKGLDLRLHEFLSDSDLAAIAAARAQLGPGAGLRDLFDHLREKYDYFQLRLAGIRAQRGR, from the coding sequence ATGCCCGAACTCGCCCCTGCTCCTGCTCTCACCGCCGCCCACCAGGCCCTCAAGCGCTACTACGGCTACGATAATTTCCGGCCCATGCAGGGCGACATCATCCAGCATATTCTGGGGGGTAGGGATACCGTCGTGCTCATGCCCACCGGCGGCGGCAAGTCGGTCTGCTTCCAGATTCCAGCCGTGGTGAGCGAGGGCGTGTGCGTGGTGGTGTCGCCGCTCATCGCCCTCATGAAAGACCAGGTGGAAGCGCTGAAAGCCAACGGCATCGTGGCGGCCTACCTCAACAGCAGCGTGGGCCAGAGCGAGGCCAACGACATTGCCCGCGCCGCCGTGAGCGGCCACCTCAAGCTGCTCTACGTGAGCCCCGAAAAGCTGCTGAGCGAGGGCTTTTTGCAGTTTCTGACGCGGGTCAATATCAGCATTTTTGCCATTGATGAGGCGCACTGTATTTCGAGCTGGGGCCACGATTTTCGGCCCGAATACACGCAGCTCGGCGCGCTGCGCACGCACTTTCCGAGCGTGCCCATCATCGCGCTCACGGCCACGGCCGACCGCCTCACGCAGCGCGACATTCGCACCCAGCTCAACCTGCACGAGCCCAAAGTATTTCTGTCGAGCTTCGACCGGCCCAATATCAACCTCGTGGTGCGCCCCGGCCAGGACCGCATCGGCCAGATACTCGACTACATTCAGCGCCACCCCACCGAGGCGGGCATTATCTATTGCCTCTCGCGCAAGAGCTGCGAAACAATTGCGCAAAAGCTTCAGCAGAAGGGTATTAAGGCCGGCTACTATCACGCCGGCATGAGCCCCAACCAGCGCGCCGAAGCCCAGGAAAAATTCCTGCAGGACGATATGCAGGTCATTGTGGCCACCATCGCTTTCGGCATGGGCATCGACAAGAGCAACGTGCGCTGGGTGATGCACTATAATTTGCCCAAAAATATCGAGGGCTACTACCAGGAAATCGGCCGCGCCGGGCGCGACGGTTCGCCGGCCACGGCCCTGCTGTTTTACAGCTTCGCCGACGTCATGTCCATGCGCGATATGGTAACCCGCGACGTGCCCGCCCGCCAGGCCCAGCTCAACACCGCCAAGCTGGAGCGGATGCAGCAGTTTGCCGAAGCCGCCAGCTGCCGCCGCCGCATTTTGCTGCATTATTTTTCCGAAGACCTGGGCCACGACTGCGGCAACTGCGACATCTGCCGCAACCCGCCCACCACCTTCGACGGCACGCTATTGGCCCAAAAGGCGCTCTCGGCCAGCACCCGCGCCCAGCAGCGGGTCGCCATTAATTTGCTCATTGATATTCTGCGCGGCATGCGCAACCAGGCCGTGCTGCAGGGCGGTTACGACCAGCTCAAAACCTACGGCGCGGGCCAGGATTTGCCTTACCTCGACTGGCACAGCTACGTGCATCAGATGCTCAACGACGGCCTCTTTTACATTGCCTACGAGGAAGGCTACGCCCTCAAAATCACCGAGCGCGGCCAGCAGGTATTGAAGGGCCAGCTGCCCGTGTCGCTCAAGAAATTCCAGGTAGCCGAAAAGGCCGAGAAGCAAACCCGCGCCACTAAAAAAGCCGCCGCCGATGCCGCTGCGGCCGGCGCCGGCACGCCCGAAGCCCGGCTCTTCGAGCGCCTGCGCCAGCTGCGCAAGCAGATTGCCGACGAGCAGGGCGTGCCGCCTTACGTGGTCTTCACCGACACGACCCTCCAGGAAATGGCCCGCGAACAGCCCACCAGCCGCGTGGCCATGCTCTCGGTGTCGGGGGTAGGGATGAAGAAATTCGAAACCTATGGCGAGGCATTTATGGAGGCCATTATCCAGCACGGCCCGCCGCGCCCGGTGCCCACCGAAGACGAGGCTGGTGACTTGCCCGGCATTCCGCCTTTCACCGATGACTACGCGCCTAAAAAGGATAAATCGGTTCCCGCCAAGGGCGCGACCGAAGAAGCCACCGTGGAGCTGCACCGCCAGGGCCTGAATCTGGCGCAGATAGCCCAGCAGCGCGGCTTGGCCCTGAGCACCGTGCAAGGCCACCTGGAGCGGGCCTACGCCAAGGGCCTCGACTTGCGCTTGCACGAGTTTCTGAGCGATTCTGACCTGGCCGCCATTGCCGCCGCCCGTGCCCAGCTTGGCCCCGGCGCGGGCCTGCGCGATTTATTCGACCACCTGCGCGAGAAATACGACTATTTTCAGTTGCGGCTGGCGGGCATCCGGGCGCAGCGCGGGCGGTAG
- a CDS encoding PemK family transcriptional regulator yields the protein MRQSEIWLVSLDPTVGAEIKKTRPAIIVNDNTLGKLPLKIIVPLTDWKDRYAIAPWMVKLVPDKQNKLTKESAADCFQLRSVAEERCVKKIGQVDADTLDKIRRALALVLTIE from the coding sequence ATGAGGCAAAGTGAGATTTGGCTGGTTTCGCTGGACCCAACCGTGGGCGCTGAAATCAAAAAGACCCGGCCCGCCATCATCGTCAACGATAACACGCTCGGCAAGCTTCCTTTGAAGATTATCGTGCCCCTCACCGATTGGAAAGACCGGTACGCCATCGCGCCGTGGATGGTCAAGCTCGTGCCCGACAAGCAGAATAAGCTAACTAAAGAATCCGCCGCCGACTGCTTTCAGCTGCGGTCCGTGGCCGAGGAACGCTGCGTGAAAAAAATCGGACAGGTTGATGCTGATACGCTGGACAAGATTCGCCGAGCGTTGGCCTTGGTTCTCACCATTGAATAG
- a CDS encoding zeta toxin, with the protein MPEKNLYIIAGCNGAGKTTASFTILPEMLDCKEFVNADEIARGLSPFQPGKVAFEAGRIMLHRVEELLRRGETFALETTLATKIYQQKIRAAQQQGYTVILLYFWLNSPALAQERVKTRVLEGGHYIAPEVIDRRYWQGIERLFTNYLPLVDEASLYDNSSGEPILVARKLVDGFHVLNENLYNQLIECYESGKAA; encoded by the coding sequence ATGCCCGAAAAAAACCTCTACATCATCGCGGGCTGCAACGGGGCGGGTAAAACCACGGCCTCATTCACCATTCTACCCGAAATGCTGGATTGTAAAGAATTTGTCAACGCCGATGAGATAGCCCGCGGCTTATCCCCATTTCAACCGGGAAAAGTAGCTTTTGAGGCGGGCCGCATCATGCTGCACCGCGTAGAGGAACTGCTGCGCCGGGGCGAAACCTTCGCGCTCGAAACCACCCTGGCCACCAAGATTTATCAGCAAAAAATCCGCGCCGCGCAGCAGCAAGGCTACACCGTGATTTTGCTGTACTTTTGGCTGAACAGCCCGGCGCTGGCCCAGGAACGGGTGAAAACGCGGGTGCTGGAAGGTGGGCATTATATTGCGCCTGAGGTAATTGACCGCCGGTATTGGCAGGGAATTGAACGACTTTTTACGAATTACTTGCCGCTGGTGGATGAGGCGTCACTCTATGATAATTCAAGCGGTGAGCCGATTTTAGTAGCCCGCAAGCTGGTTGACGGCTTTCATGTACTCAACGAAAATCTATACAATCAATTAATAGAATGCTATGAATCTGGAAAAGCAGCTTGA
- a CDS encoding RNA 2'-phosphotransferase → MDSKATTRLSKFLSQHLRHQPEAIGLRLVPGGWVAVADLLAACAAYGHPLTRDELEDIVEDNDKQRFAFDETGLRIRAQQGHSVEVDLQLTPATPPAVLYHGTAPAALPAIRAAGLQKMTRHHVHLTTDEATARRVGQRRGRPLLLAIDAAGLHAAGGVFFRSGNGVWLTEAVPPQYVRETE, encoded by the coding sequence ATGGACTCCAAAGCCACCACCCGCCTGAGTAAATTTCTGAGCCAGCACCTGCGTCACCAGCCCGAAGCCATTGGCCTGCGCCTGGTGCCCGGCGGCTGGGTAGCCGTGGCCGACTTGCTGGCCGCCTGCGCCGCCTACGGCCACCCTCTCACTCGCGACGAGCTGGAGGATATTGTTGAAGATAATGATAAACAGCGCTTTGCCTTCGATGAGACAGGCCTGCGCATCCGGGCCCAGCAGGGCCACAGCGTGGAGGTTGATTTGCAGCTCACGCCCGCTACCCCGCCCGCCGTGCTCTACCACGGCACCGCGCCGGCCGCCCTACCCGCCATCCGGGCCGCGGGCTTGCAGAAGATGACCCGCCACCATGTGCACCTCACCACCGACGAAGCCACCGCCCGCCGCGTGGGCCAGCGCCGCGGCCGCCCCCTGTTGCTGGCCATTGATGCAGCGGGCCTACACGCGGCCGGCGGCGTGTTTTTTCGCTCTGGCAACGGCGTGTGGCTCACCGAGGCCGTGCCGCCGCAGTATGTGCGCGAAACGGAATAG
- a CDS encoding UDP-N-acetylenolpyruvoylglucosamine reductase, with the protein MPHLEEHVSLRPFNTFGLDVMARYFARFASAEELRQLLALPLVQAGPLLILGGGSNLLLTQNFAGVVLKNEIKGLEIISEEAGTHTALVRAGAGESWHGMVEYALDQELSGIENLSLIPGTVGAAPLQNIGAYGAELQDTFERLEALAIGTGELRVFTKEDCGFGYRESVFKGPLKGQFVVTAVVLRLHRASAGRPVNVSYGAIQDTLTDLGIETEPTSRHVSDAVVHIRRSKLPDPAEIGNAGSFFKNPEISQHKFDELKSRYPSLPGYPVPGGVKVPAGWLIEQAGFKGLRRGPGAGTHGVHERQALVLVNHGGATGQELRELAEEVIRAVGTQFGIELHPEVNIL; encoded by the coding sequence ATGCCGCACCTCGAAGAACACGTTTCGCTCCGCCCTTTCAACACGTTTGGCCTCGACGTGATGGCCCGCTATTTTGCCCGCTTTGCCTCGGCCGAGGAGCTGCGCCAACTGCTGGCCCTACCCCTCGTGCAGGCGGGGCCGCTGCTGATTCTGGGCGGTGGCTCCAACCTGCTGCTGACCCAGAACTTTGCCGGCGTGGTGCTGAAGAATGAGATTAAAGGGCTGGAAATCATTAGCGAAGAGGCCGGCACGCACACGGCCCTGGTGCGCGCCGGGGCCGGCGAGAGCTGGCACGGAATGGTGGAATACGCCTTGGACCAAGAGCTGAGCGGCATCGAAAACCTGTCGCTGATACCGGGCACGGTGGGCGCGGCACCGCTCCAGAACATCGGGGCCTACGGGGCCGAGCTGCAAGACACCTTCGAGCGGCTGGAGGCGCTGGCAATCGGCACCGGCGAGCTGCGGGTTTTTACTAAAGAAGACTGCGGCTTCGGCTACCGCGAAAGCGTGTTTAAGGGGCCGCTGAAGGGGCAGTTCGTGGTGACGGCCGTGGTGCTGCGCCTGCACCGGGCCAGCGCCGGGCGGCCGGTCAACGTGAGCTACGGCGCCATCCAGGACACGCTCACTGATTTGGGCATCGAAACCGAGCCTACCTCCCGCCACGTGAGCGACGCCGTGGTGCACATCCGGCGCTCGAAGCTGCCCGACCCGGCCGAAATCGGCAACGCGGGCTCGTTCTTCAAAAACCCCGAAATCTCCCAGCATAAGTTTGACGAGTTGAAGAGTCGCTACCCCTCGCTGCCGGGCTACCCGGTGCCGGGCGGCGTGAAAGTGCCCGCCGGCTGGCTCATCGAGCAGGCTGGTTTTAAGGGCTTGCGGCGCGGGCCGGGCGCGGGCACCCACGGCGTGCACGAGCGCCAGGCGCTGGTGCTCGTGAACCACGGCGGTGCTACGGGCCAGGAACTTCGCGAATTGGCGGAAGAGGTTATTCGGGCCGTGGGCACGCAGTTTGGCATTGAATTACATCCCGAGGTGAACATTCTGTAA